In one Lolium rigidum isolate FL_2022 chromosome 3, APGP_CSIRO_Lrig_0.1, whole genome shotgun sequence genomic region, the following are encoded:
- the LOC124699930 gene encoding 60S ribosomal protein L5-1-like codes for MVFVKNQKSRAYSKRFQVKYRRRRQGKTDYRARLRLTTQDKNKYNTPKYRFVVRFTNKDVCAQIVHATIAGDIVMAAAYSHELPRYGLEVGLTNYAAAYCTGLLLARRVLKVRDLDQEYEGNVEASGEDFSVDPTGERRPFRALLDVGLLRTTTGNRVFGALKGALDGGLDIPHSDKRFAGFKKDEKQLDAEVHRKYIYGGHVAAYMRTLAEEEPEKYQSHFSEYIKKGISADDMEAIYKNVHAAIRADPSLVKSTKEAPKTHKRFNLKKLTYEQRKASLVERLNALNSSAGAADDDEDDDE; via the exons ATG GTGTTCGTCAAGAACCAGAAGTCGAGGGCGTACTCCAAGCGTTTCCAGGTCAAGTACAGGAGAAGGCGAC AGGGGAAGACTGACTACAGGGCCAGGCTGAGGCTCACTACCCAGGACAAGAACAAGTACAACACACCAAAGTACCGCTTTGTTGTGCGTTTCACCAACAAGGATGTCTGCGCCCAGATCGTGCATGCCACCATTGCTGGTGACATCGTGATGGCTGCTGCCTACTCCCACGAGCTGCCGCGATATGGTCTTGAAGTTGGCCTCACCAACTATGCAGCAG CATACTGCACTGGTCTGCTTCTGGCTCGTCGTGTGCTCAAAGTCCGCGATTTGGATCAGGAATATGAGGGTAACGTTGAG GCATCTGGTGAGGACTTCTCTGTTGATCCTACTGGTGAGAGGAGGCCTTTCCGTGCGCTCTTGGATGTTGGTCTTCTTAGGACCACCACTGGAAACCGTGTGTTTGGTGCACTTAAG GGAGCCTTGGATGGTGGTCTTGACATTCCCCACAGCGACAAGAGGTTTGCTGGTTTCAAGAAGGATGAGAAGCAGCTGGATGCTGAGGTTCACCGCAAGTACATCTATGGAGGACATGTTGCTGCCTACATGAGG ACACTAGCTGAGGAGGAGCCAGAGAAGTACCAATCCCACTTCAGCGAGTACATCAAAAAGGGAATCTCTGCTGATGACATGGAAGCAATTTACAAGAATGTTCATGCTGCCATCCGTGCTGATCCCAGCTTGGTCAAATCAACCAAGGAGGCTCCCAAGACACACAAGAG GTTCAACCTGAAGAAGCTGACTTACGAGCAGAGGAAGGCCAGTCTCGTCGAAAGGCTCAACGCCCTCAACTCGTCTGCTGGTGccgccgatgatgatgaggatgacgatgaatga
- the LOC124699931 gene encoding umecyanin-like, which yields MAIPCLPTALLAGFLLLVAPPPWSAVEATDHVIGDSIWSIPTTNDHYRLWASNRTFYAGDNLVFRFDTGMYNVMQVGRGEYDACTAEDPYQIFDTSPAVYHIEFPDVRYFISSIANYCSLGVKIWLPSEKRP from the exons ATGGCGATTCCATGTCTACCGACGGCGCTCctggccggtttcctcctcctcgtcgcgccGCCACCGTGGTCCGCCGTGGAGGCGACCGACCACGTCATCGGGGACTCGATCTGGTCCATCCCTACAACCAACGACCACTACCGCCTCTGGGCGAGCAACCGGACGTTCTACGCCGGCGACAACCTCG tgtTCCGGTTCGACACAGGAATGTACAACGTGATGCAGGTGGGCAGGGGGGAGTACGACGCCTGCACGGCGGAGGACCCCTACCAGATTTTCGACACCAGCCCCGCCGTCTACCATATCGAGTTCCCTGATGTGCGCTACTTCATCAGCAGCATCGCCAACTACTGCAGCCTCGGAGTCAAGATCTGGCTCCCGTCAGAGAAACGACCCTAG
- the LOC124703770 gene encoding dnaJ protein homolog, with the protein MFGRSPKKSDNTKYYEILGVPKTAAQDDLKKAYRKAAIKNHPDKGGDPEKFKELAQAYEVLSDPEKREIYDQYGEDALKEGMGGGGGGGVDPFDIFSSFFGPSFGGGGGSSRGRRQRRGEDVVHPLKASLEDLYNGTSKKLSLSRSVLCSKCKGKGSKSGASMRCPGCQGSGMKVTIRQLGPSMIQQMQQPCNECRGTGESINEKDRCPGCKGEKVHQEKKVLEVHVEKGMQHNQKITFPGEADEAPDTVTGDIVFVVQQKEHPKFKRKGDDLFYEHTLSLTEALCGFQLVLTHLDNRQLLVKSNPGEVVKPDSFKAISDEGMPMYQRPFMKGKLYIHFTVDFPDSLAPDQCKALEAVLPPKPASKMTDMELDECEETTMHDVNNIEEEMRRKAQAAQEAYDEDDDEMPGGGGQRVQCAQQ; encoded by the exons ATGTTCGGCCGGTCGCCCAAGAAGAGCGACAACACCAAGTACTACGAGATCCTCGGGGTGCCCAAGACCGCCGCCCAGGACGACCTCAAGAAGGCCTACCGCAAGGCCGCCATCAAGAACCACCCCGACAAGGGCGGAGACCCCGAGAAG TTCAAGGAGCTAGCACAAGCTTATGAGGTTTTGAGTGACCCTGAGAAGCGTGAGATCTATGATCAGTATGGTGAAGATGCCCTCAAGGAAGgaatgggaggaggaggaggaggtggagttgaTCCATTTGACATCTTCTCATCATTCTTTGGGCCCTCTTTTGGAG GTGGTGGTGGCAGCAGCAGGGGCAGAAGGCAAAGGAGGGGAGAGGATGTTGTTCATCCACTGAAAGCTTCTCTAGAAGATCTTTACAATGGTACCTCAAAGAAGCTCTCTCTTTCCCGCAGCGTCCTCTGCTCCAAGTGCAAGGG CAAGGGCTCCAAGTCTGGTGCTTCCATGAGGTGCCCAGGCTGCCAGGGTTCAGGCATGAAAGTGACTATCCGTCAGCTGGGGCCTTCCATGATACAGCAGATGCAGCAGCCTTGCAATGAATGCAGGGGTACTGGAGAAAGTATTAACGAGAAGGATCGCTGCCCAGGCTGCAAGGGTGAGAAGGTTCATCAGGagaagaaggttctagaggtccaTGTTGAGAAGGGGATGCAACACAACCAGAAGATCACCTTCCCTGGAGAAGCTGATGAAGCG CCTGATACTGTTACTGGGGACATTGTATTCGTCGTCCAGCAGAAGGAACACCCCAAGTTCAAGCGAAAGGGCGATGATCTCTTCTATGAGCACACCTTATCTCTCACCGAAGCTCTCTGTGGGTTCCAACTTGTTCTGACCCATCTGGACAACAGGCAGCTGCTCGTTAAGTCAAACCCTGGTGAAGTTGTTAAGCCTG ATTCATTCAAGGCAATCAGCGACGAGGGAATGCCGATGTACCAGAGGCCTTTCATGAAGGGCAAGCTGTACATTCATTTCACCGTAGACTTCCCCGACTCCCTGGCGCCTGACCAGTGCAAGGCTCTCGAGGCTGTGCTTCCACCAAAGCCTGCATCCAAGATGACTGACATGGAGCTTGATGAATGCGAGGAGACAACGATGCATGATGTGAACAACATCGAGGAAGAGATGCGCAGGAAAGCCCAGGCCGCTCAGGAGGCGtacgacgaggatgatgatgagatgcCCGGCGGCGGTGGCCAAAGAGTGcagtgcgcacagcagtaa